Part of the Solanum pennellii chromosome 10, SPENNV200 genome is shown below.
GTATAGCCATTTGACTTCAGCAAAATAACAGAGAATGCAATCTTCTTGATTGTTGCACGCGTTTTGCCGCGTAGCTTTTAGGTCTTCAATCCATGTACTCATATCAGGTCAACCTTATTCCTTCTAAAGTTCCAACTCCCTATGTATAGAAGGCACTCCTATCTCTTTCTGAATGACTGCATGCAAGATACGAAAGGAATATTACTGAAACTAGAAATATGTGTGTTCCCCCACGATCAACTGTATGATGCAGAGAGGTAGTACACCGGCTTCAACTAGTTAGGATCACTTGACTTGGAAGAAGATAAATCAATTCTCTTAAAATTTGGTCAAGAGGTTCAGAAGTAACAGTTCAACTATTGCCTGCCTAATTAAAGTCCATTTGCCTGCAACAAAACAGTTTGAATCACAACGTTAGTTATCAATTTATTaacttaaaacaaataaaagaacataGAAGTGCAACATTTGGCACAAATATGACTTATTAGCATAGCATATTTGATCTATACTAGAAGTACCTCCGCAACACAAGACAGTTTTATACTTCATCCATGAAGCAAATAACAAGTGAGTTTAGATACAATTGTTGCAAACATGTTCACTTCCATCACAATTTACTTACTAACATTCCTCCTTCATCCCATTTCAATTTACTTGAATCCTCTCTTTGACTAAAATACTTCTCATTCCCAGGAAATCAATATTATTTCACACATTCTTTACTTGATGTGGAATTTCTTCTACAATATCTCACtttcatacatttttttataatatccCACTTTCATACATTTTAAGAAATACACATGACTGGATCATCCGATTCAAGAGGGAGGGGGTTAAAAGTGCTTACTTTTTATCTGGGAGAGCTACActttttaattatcaaatattcaaactacAAGAATTTcatatgaaaattgtataagaagaaaaaggaaatgcAAACCTTGCCAAAAGACAGCTTTATGACTAGATGAACAGtgacaatataaaaaataagtctcactttcctctcttttttcttgccaaaaataaccaaaacttATTCAGGAGCAGCATCTTTTCCTCCATCAACACAACCAATAGCCACTTGAATCGTTTATGCCTGACAGTGAACTATTAAGCTACACGCATCCCAATCTGACACAGGTGAGCAAGTAGAGAAGCAGTGACGACTTTCTAGGCTTATGGATTTAGACAGCTATACTTCATCATACTCCTCAGTTAATATGAACAAGAACTCCAATCTCCGTGGACGATAGGTTATTCCCAACATCAATGACTATCTTTGTATAAGTCAATTCCGACATATATTTTGAATACAGTGTATACAAATGTCCAACATGGAGAAAATTGGAACTTTGTGTTAAGAATGTAaatattacaaatataaattcTTTGTAATATAGATTAGGCATAAATCCATGTAATTTTGCAATGATTTGGAGTAGAAATTACTTTCCTTTCCTTCTATGGATTAcgtgtaaatattatttaagttCCAACATGCTTGACCGAATGATAAAGTAATTTATTCCCAAgatctctttcttctcttttcttaacATTATGCACATTAAAAAGTATGAATGTTGACCATTGGTGGGGGCAAGGCAGAAAGAATTATGAGAATGTGTGAAAACACTTGTCTTACACATCACACCTAGGTCTTTTTACGTGAACACTTTACTATGTATATTATTATGTTTCCCGATGTGGGCCCTAACATTAACATAACTATATGCACTTAGCTGATTACATTTAACTAACGGTCTCCTGAGGCTGGAGCATACAAGTGGTATGCACCGAGTTTAATAACTTATAAGAACACCAGTGGAAGACTTAGTGAATATATCTTCCAACTGATCATTTGACCTCATGAATTTCATGACAATGTCTCCTAAGTGTATTTTTCTGCGAGAAAGTGTGGTCCTTCTCCATGTGTTTGGTTCTCATGAAGCACCAGACTCGTCGCAACATGAAGAGCAACTATTTGGTGTGAATGAGTCACAAGttacaataaattattatttgatgCTCTTGCTTCTCACTGGATCTAGCAACCTAATTTGTTTATTGATTTCCCAACGCAAATTACTTCAAAGTAAAATACAAATGTAGAAGTCAAACGTCTATTAGAAGATAACCCTACTCAATCTAAAATCTGTGAACTCGGTATTTTCTCATGTACTCAGTTCTCAAAGAATAATCTTCTTCTGAAATTGATTCTatgtatcaaaaaattatagatACTTGAATCCCAATGAGTCACATGGAGAGTCTATAAACTAACTTACAACACTCACAAAAAAGATAGACTATTGCATCCCAGTGAGTCACATGGAGAGTCCATTAATTAGTTTACAACATTCACCAAAAAGGCAATATCATCCCGAGTTACTGAGAGGTAACTCAACCAACCTACCAACCACCTATATCTTGCAGGGTCACTAAAAGGACTAATATGGACCTAGTAGAAGCTTAACATTTGGATCCATAAGAGTGTCAATGGGTCTAAAACAAGAATGTCTAGAGCATACTAACACTGGAGATGAAAATATCTTATCTGGACTGAGCGGCCTGAATACCAAAGAAGTACCCAATTTGTCTAGATCCATAGTCCAGAAGTGCCAAAAGAAGTGTTAGTTCAATTCAGTAATGTGTAGACTAAGAAAGAGAtaagaactctctagaacaaaaattgaagttgaaattaGAAAAGATCTGTGAATTCCTTCAAATTAACGATTGCTTATCACCACCTATAATAGGTGTAAGATTTACTATACGAAAACTAAACATATGCCAGGAAGTTATAAATGATTGTGTGCTACATGTGGCCCCTCCTTGACCTTAGTGAGATGCACTTATTGACATGAGTTTCTTATCCATATTACGATTTTCCAAATAAGTGAGCTTGACTTGTTGATATCCTTGTTTGAATTATCATTAATATCCAACACTTCCTCTCAAGTcggaacatatatataaatcatatgcACAAAACTTCTTAGAAATGTTTTCACTCCTAGTCCTATGAGGAACCTTTCTAAAGATAGCTGGTAGTAGTAGCTTAGCTGAGCCAAAGGGTGTACGATAATTTCTTTAGAGATAACCTTCTCCAAAACAAGGTGGTACCtatctctaaatttttttagttcttttatgaaaactgGATTGGAAGCTATAACTGATGTTGCTTGATTATCACAATAAAACATTGTTTCTTTAATGTCTACAAACTTCAATTTTCAATGTACGTAAAAGGCtaaaaaatacccttaaccTATTAGAAATGGTTCAAAAATCCCTCCTTCCACCTATTGGCTGAAAAATGCGCTTAACATTTTCTTTAGGTTCAAAAACTCCCTTTAGTTAAGGGAAATATGACATGGAATTTCACTAAACAAGTGGCCAATTTTCGTTGGTCCACATAATTCTTTTATCAAGTAAAAACACTCCCACCCAACCCAACACCTAAACGTGTTTTCACTGGCAATTTAGGccttttctcattctttctttctctgctttattttttcaaaaaacaacTTTCAACTcccaaaaaaaatagataaattggTAAAACAGCATCTCATTGACTGGTATGCAGATGCATTGACCAAGTTACGACACCCACAACAAAAGCAAAGTTTTTTTAAAGGTAACAATGGCATAGTCCAACTTCCTAACTAGCCTTTGGTAACTTTTAGGATTTGTCATGGTTTCCCCTGATCTGATAACAGTTTACTGTTCAGGCCATCATACTATCAGCAGGCTTCCAATCCATAACTATGTATTTACAGGTATCTAGTACATACTTTTGTTGTGAAATAAGATTGTATCTTCATCGGGACTCAAAAtaccaagaaaatattttagaagtCTTAAATTCTTATCTGCAAATGactttttagatatttttttgttggatgATTCTCTCATGATCATTGCATGTAATAGCTATGCCATCTATATATACCAACAGATAAACAGATTCACCAGGTACGACAGAAGAATGCTGGGCGAACTACTTCAGAAGAAAGTAGGACTAGGACCAATCACCGCTGAACACAAGATTAAGATAGAGAAGCTAAAAATGGGATGTCTCAATCTACCTTTTTCTTAAAGCATCTATCTTTCTTCTTCTGACAGAATTTGGTCAAGGCTGCTTCTCTGGCAAGTTTAGAAGGATCTGTCGTGTTTCCACAACCAATGCCGCTGGCATCACCACTTTCATTTTTGCCAGCTAACCCATTATCACTTTCCCCATTTGTTCCTCCAGCATTTATAGCTGTGCAGCTTCCATCCTGCACATTGCTTCCACGGTTACTTCCCGAAGCACTTCTGTTCAAACTGTGTATCTCAGGGTTCCCTTCACAAGGCCTAGATAGAATGTTGAATGAAACACAACTTGGGCCACCGGCAGTTAGTTTCTTCAATGAGAAATCTACATGGGTGGAAGTGCAATCTTGATCTACGTCATGGAAGTGATAATGGTGGTGGTGCTGATGAGGGTGCTGGATGTCAGTGAGAGAGCCTCGCAGAACAAGTCTGTCTGCAGCTTGCATGTCACAAGGTTTAAGCTTAACTTGTGGCACTTGCTGATTGGAGATTCTGAAATCAATATTCACAGGATTGAAAGCTGATGATGAGTGCAAACCCTTAATTGTTGATGTTGCTTCTGCCTTGTCTCTAGAAAGTAATGGTTCCTCAGAAATCTTGTTAGTGGTGGACCCCTTATCTATAATATTGCCAGTTCCACTTGAGCTCGGATGTAGAAATTTCTCATCTGTATGAGTTGGAATATCGCATACTGATTCTTTCTTGGCAATTTCTTGGCCATTATTAATTATAGAACTGCCAAGCGTAATCCCATTAGGAGTCCTTGTAGGGTTTGAGGATGAATTATACCTGCAAAATGGTCCACCATGGAGCAAAAGGTAAATTGCTGAAAGTGCCCCATCCAACAAAGGAAATCAGCACAGctctaataaaaaatttagaaagaGCATAACTAGTAACTATTGTCTCCAAACCTTGAGAAAGCTGAAAGATCTGATCTTCTCAAAACACTAAGATCATCTTGAGCACCTTTTTCGGGTAGTTTTAGCATTTTCAAACTTGGCTCTTTAGATTCACCAATGGATAAATTATTGATTTCTAATAACTGCACAGCTTTGTTCAACCTTCTACTGTTGGTCCGAGGATGAGCTGTCTCAGCAGTCACATCATGATATTCTGTCGATGGAACATTACCATCTAGACTTTCCTGGTGTTGATCCATCTTCAAACTGCTTGGGTTGGAATTTATTGCCAGCAGGGTCTTATGTTCTGCATCAACAAGTTTGACTGGAACCTGAATTGCATTTTCAGGTTGTAACTTCTGATTTCTAGGTATGCCCTTGAGGGAGGGTTTTTTTGCAATGTAATCTTCAATGGAACACATGATAGATACGTTTCAGTCAACGAAGAGACAATAAGCCAGAGAGAAAAAGATTAGAAATACTCATTACCAGgatgttcttcttcttcttggcATTTCCTTTTGGCATTTCTCTGTGCATTCTTGTAAGCAGCAATTTCTGCCTTTGAACTAACAACCTGTGCACAAGTGCTGTCTGGACACACAGGTACCTGATTCAATGGAGAAACTGCCTGAGAGCTAACAGCTTCAACAGCTTGCTTTGTCCAGGAATTCTGCAAAATACAAATTTCAGACTCAGAAAAGAAATGTTATACAAATCATTCTGTACTTCTATGGTCTTTAAGCCTTGGAATTTTGATGCTTAACAGGGATATCATAATTGAACTATTATATTGAACGTGATGACAATGTGTCTAAAAAAACACATTGAATTTTGGAGTCCTCCTTCCTTCCCCTAAGAAACTTAAATAAGCATTGTTTGATTGCTCAGACATATAAACTTATCTCTGTCactgttaaagaatgacaaaagtcccacattggtgatttatgagatgggtggactctgTATCAGGCATGAGCAATCCTCATCCCTTTAAACTagtttttggggtgtgagttaggcctaagacctaattttacatGGTATTGAGCAGGACCTATCTCAACATGGTCCAGTAACCAATAAAAGGGCTAGTTCATTTGTTCATAATTTATAACTAACtcgaatattttttatttctttttactcaatttcagaaaaaaaaaatagataaaaagagGGGCAAAGTGTTACAGAAAGAACTCTGCTCGATTTTCTAGTCCACCTATAAGAGGAGATCATATGAAAAACGTCGAAGAGAAGGAACGAGAAAAACCAAAATATTCTTACTCAAACATTAAGTACTGTAATTTACAACTCTTCTTTATATAGTAATCGATGGatccccaaaattaaaattgaccaCCCACAAATGTTAAGCACTTAGCATGAGGTGGGgcgttaaagaatgacaaaaatatcatattggtaattaatgagatgggtgtaCTCCTTCTAAAGCTTGCACTATcatcctccctttgagctaacttttgggATGTGATGGACTAACCAATGGATTCTAACTCAAATGGATGTTGTACAATTCTACCTCGTTTGTTTGCTGCGAGAGTTGGTGTTCTAAATGTGTCAGCATATGTCTCCGACTCTCGTCTATATGTACAAATCGATAGAATcttttggaaaaagaaaaggaagtcatttcaaTTATCTAATGGTTCAAATAACTATGAAACAGTAAACCTAGCTTATTTTCGAGGTTGCTGTTATCATGTGTTATCTTCTGCATGTAAATAAATGACAATAAGCTAAACGGCAGATTTTGCACAATGTCCTTTTACTTCTAGGGAATCCAAATGGCAATACCTGTGTGCCACTTCCATCCTCACTGCCTTTACCAACATTTAGGCCATACCGCCCATTATCTTCCCCGTCATTGCTACCGCTGTTGTTTTCAGACTTCTCACTGCTTTTTGATTTTATAGATTTTTGGGTTTGAGTACCGCTTTCGCTCCCGCTTCCACTAGACTGAGAAAATGAGAATAAATTAATCATGGTATAACACAAAAACACtgggaagaaaaagaaatggcATATTACACATAACGAAAGAAACAGCGAATAACTAGACAAACAGcccaccaacaaataagcagaCTCTATCTCCATAACAAACAACTACTGTATTTAGGTATATTGATGGACATCAATGCATCAGCCGTCCTTTTTACACCAAGACGCTAACAAGAAAAAAGGATATTGAGAGTGATGGTGTCTCACACTATGGCATCTTCTCCACACGTGCTGCCACAGGTTCTTAAGCTCATTCTTCCGTATAGGTTTCACCAGGAAGTCAAGTGCACCTTTTGACAAACACTTGAAGACTATATCCATTGAATCATGAGATGACATCACTGCACATGGCCCTTATCAGTCATCATGTGTAGCGGTATAACAGTATCAATTCAAATTAAACATGGCATAGTAAGAGTTTTACAATAGAAGAACTGGCAGAACAGCAGGGGTTACTTACTGATAACAGGAACAGTCTTGCGTGTGTAGTGGCTCATGATTTTGGTAAGGAGACCTAAGCCTGACAAGCAAGGCATTACAACCTCTGTCAACACTATATCAATGTGATTGGTCAGGTTTTCCAGGATCTTCCAAGCTTGCAATCCATTGGCTGCTTCTATAACTGCAAATATCAAAGTTTAATTAGATGATAAAGACAATAAAGATGGGAAGAGAGAAACCAGACAAAAGATATTTACAACAAATACAGCAGATAGAAGTCAAGAACTGAAAGtgtaataaaaagggaaaagcaTAGAGAACCACTTAGGAGAACTGTGGTAAAATCTCCGATGAACAAGTCACTGAAACTATGCACAAGTTGCTTTGACCAAATACCACAAAAATGAAACTTGAAACTTCATATTAAGTTGAAGTGAAAATATGTATCTATTTGAACACCATGATTAATGATTTCTGCTGTCAACGTACTGACAAGATTCATAATAGAAACAGATTAGATGACCACGacctatttatatattaatttacacAGCCAAATTAACCTAGGGAATGGAACTAAGTTGCTACATAAGTAAAAGGATGTCAGCAGCTATTCATGTAGAGTTGCTGCTGGCTCCCTTCAAATAACTCTGAGTACAAGATATGGCATGAGGTTAGCAGCATCTGAAATGAGCATAACAAGCCATACAATAATAaagacatttttaataaatcaaaattttattgatgtcCTGGGGACTGGGGACAATATGCAATAAGTTGACAACTAGAAAACCTACATCAAAATATGCTTCTCTTAAAATGATAAACCAATCATCCATACAAATGGAAACCTCGTGgtacataaaaaattaacaaaaggCATGCCcaaatatgcataaaatcatatttcattctttcaaatgttctcctatttcTTTTCCTCCAAAGAACCCATATAAGTGCCAAAGGAGCAACATTACAAGTTTCACATCTCCTTCTCCTCCCAAAAATATCCAGCTATGTTTGATGTTCATCACTACCCATTGTACACCAAACGTGTCTAGGACAGTCTACCCCAACTTATCAGGTACCCTGCTATGTACCCGAGTGCTTACACATGAAGCACTAACTGATATATGATTTGGTTTGTTTTCTCACATTTCTACCACTAGTATTACATACTAGCCAGCGTTCATGCAAATAAGTGGAGATTCCTTGGTGCTCTAGCTATTCATGCTGCCGTAAACGAAAAATTATGATCCCCATTTTTAGAGCCATGCATATAACGACTTTGCCAAAAAGAGGACACTCTCCTTTCCTTTCTATCTCCACATGTCATGGTCCAATTAGGTGATATGCTGTTGTACCTCCCAATTCTGTAGGTTTCTTCTAAATCCTGAATCCCATTATTCTTTTCCTCTCTGTTCCTCATAGACCTGGCTGTGGCCTCCCTCTAAACAGAGATGAGAAAACCCATAAGGTAACTGAAACTTAGACAATACGACCACATCACCTCTATCTACAACgataacaacatacccaatgtagTCCCACAAGTAGAGTCTTGAGAGGGGTAGTGTGTACGCAACCGTCTACCTTGTGGAGGTAGAGAtgttgtttccgatagaccctcggctcaagtaaagcataacaTCACCTCTATCTCTAGAAGCTCATTATGCACTCATTGCCAATCTTGCAAGTGACTCCGTCATTGAACACCTCCTGTTCCTTCCTATTGCTTCTCCAAAATTTGCACCCATAAAGTGTAGTGATGCTGCCAGCGGCCAGCCCTTTATCCCCTTTCTGCGCATCGTATTTGTCTGTGTATCATCCTTCATGACATCTTTCCTCATTCCAAAGTCCATACCCACTTCCGAAATAGTGTTATTCTGAAAGTATTAAACTCATTTACTCTAAACCATCCATACTTGATGGGTGATGTGACCACATTACTATTCGGCAAATGAATTTCTCTCATCCCATCATTGTTGTCCCATAAGAGGTTCTTGTGGAGTTTTCCAATAACAATAACTGTGCATAAGGACATATAATAAGTCGAATTGCTTGATAACGTATCTTAATCAACGTTATGTTCCTTTAAACAAATATATCTTCTATCACTCCTCCGGTCACTTCTCAATTCTTtcaattgatgttttccaaacAGTGTGTTATGCACCAAGCATAACCCTGAATAGGTTGTCGAGATTACTCCTTTCTTGCAAGTTGCAACAGGACACATATCCTAGCTCCTCAGCATTCTCCGTCTCTCTCACAGAGATAATCTCGCACTTGTTAAGGAAACCTGATATCACctataatcaattaatattagACTCAAAATGGATACTACAGTACTGTGAATCACAGAACACCAGGGTATCATCCACAAACAACACGTGAAAGACATTTGACAGTATTATTTCCACCAATACTGCCTTGAAACATTTAAGTGGACCCTTTTACCGCTTGGTCTATCATCTTGCTCATATCTCCATAACTAGACTGAACAATATAAACAATCACAGATATTTATCCCAACCTCCTGATATTCCAAATAAACCACATGGAACCCCATCCACTAAGACCAAAGTTCATTATGATCTATTTGATCCATCTTCTTCACTTTCCCCACCCCATATGTTTTGCATTACGAAGTCCAGGAAGTTCCAATTCACATGATCATCATTTGAGATGCACTTAGGCCTTGAAACACGGCCTCCCCTCGCTTACTGTAGACACTAAGGTGCTTAGTTGTGCTCCTTCATCACCCATAAACTAtcttggcataatacataaatatgcccttcaactttacCTCATTCTATATTTATGCCTTCCAACTATAAttatgcacaagtagacactcacacttgtataaaattgaacaaatagacacacacgTCTACGTGGCAATTTGCGTCCTACGTGGTATCCGGTGTTTATTATGCCACATGGACtcgtgtgtctacttgttcaattttatagaAGTTtaagtgcctatttgtgcactCTCAAAGTTGGAGGGTATAAATGTGAAATGAGGtaaagttaaagggcatatttatatattatgccaacTATCTATAATAGTTAAAAATGTCAGCAGTGAAATTTTAGTCATTAGAATCAAGAATCAAAATTTTGGAATAAGGAAACTAGCACCAGAAAACATGAAACCGCATCTTTTCATCTATATCAGAAAACATGAAACGGCATATTTTCATCTATATCAGAAATTTAAGATGGTTTTTCATCTTGATTGATATGATTTTTACTTCATATATTACGCCTAACTAAACTCATCTGCTTTCTTTAATACAAATAGTTATTTGTGCTTGTAATTGTTTTCCTTTACAttacacatttattttttattttctttattagtgTTTTCTCCATTTAAACCACATAATTCAAATCTGTTTTGCAACTAAATCTCCAAAAGAGGTTGGTGCTCGTTAGGGCTTTTCGCTTTTGACTACTCTGATTTTCATCAGGTTTACATCCACTTGCAATACCACTATGCATCAGGTGATAAAAATTCGGACAAATATACGGTAAATGACACCTCAAACTCCTACCTTTAAGTACCCATTGTCATAAGTAATATCCGATTGCTCTGCAAATACTCATAACcagaaattaaaacaaactcAGATGTACAGTCTGGCTCATCTTTTTGTCCATCGTATTTGATTCTTGCAAGCTAGAGTTGATCGGACAAAAGGAAAGGCTGAAAGCTATGCAGATACAAGGACAAGCTAGGTGTTTATCAAAATAGTCAAATGTTATCTATTTGCTAATAGTCCATCGAGCTAAACCCCAAACtagacaaaaagaaaagaacaaaccTTCATAATTGCAATTTCGAAGTAAAGCAGAGACGACATGTCGTGTAGAATCATCATTCTCCACCAGCAGCACTTTAACGGAGGTGACATGAAGAAATTGTTGCCAACAGACTGCTGTAACTTGACAATATTGTTGTTCTTGCAATTTCAAACCTCGTTGAGCTTGCAACGTGATCTCCCTCCCTCCTATCTTGTTATTACTAATCATATTAATTTTCAACTCATTATCCTTAACTACATTTATCCCCTCATGAGAAATTCCAATTCCATCTCCGATAACCTTTTCCTCATCCAAACATTTTTGGTCTTCATCGCCAACGATTTTCATTGAAACACTCCCTGTCATCCAGATCTAAAACTACTGATGATAAGGAAGATGTCACACAACATAACCTTTCCTAAATCCTTGTCAACTAAAACAAACTCcgcatttcttcttcttcaaaaccaCAAATTCTTCATATATAAACCCTATCATACCTATTCCACATCAGAAACGTTAAATCAATCAATTAAATAGCAAAAATCTAAATTAAA
Proteins encoded:
- the LOC107002515 gene encoding two-component response regulator-like APRR7, whose product is MTGSVSMKIVGDEDQKCLDEEKVIGDGIGISHEGINVVKDNELKINMISNNKIGGREITLQAQRGLKLQEQQYCQVTAVCWQQFLHVTSVKVLLVENDDSTRHVVSALLRNCNYEVIEAANGLQAWKILENLTNHIDIVLTEVVMPCLSGLGLLTKIMSHYTRKTVPVIMMSSHDSMDIVFKCLSKGALDFLVKPIRKNELKNLWQHVWRRCHSSSGSGSESGTQTQKSIKSKSSEKSENNSGSNDGEDNGRYGLNVGKGSEDGSGTQNSWTKQAVEAVSSQAVSPLNQVPVCPDSTCAQVVSSKAEIAAYKNAQRNAKRKCQEEEEHPDYIAKKPSLKGIPRNQKLQPENAIQVPVKLVDAEHKTLLAINSNPSSLKMDQHQESLDGNVPSTEYHDVTAETAHPRTNSRRLNKAVQLLEINNLSIGESKEPSLKMLKLPEKGAQDDLSVLRRSDLSAFSRYNSSSNPTRTPNGITLGSSIINNGQEIAKKESVCDIPTHTDEKFLHPSSSGTGNIIDKGSTTNKISEEPLLSRDKAEATSTIKGLHSSSAFNPVNIDFRISNQQVPQVKLKPCDMQAADRLVLRGSLTDIQHPHQHHHHYHFHDVDQDCTSTHVDFSLKKLTAGGPSCVSFNILSRPCEGNPEIHSLNRSASGSNRGSNVQDGSCTAINAGGTNGESDNGLAGKNESGDASGIGCGNTTDPSKLAREAALTKFCQKKKDRCFKKKANGL